In Devosia sp. XK-2, one DNA window encodes the following:
- a CDS encoding adenylate/guanylate cyclase domain-containing protein has protein sequence MGRREWLALLFGLAAVAGLTLLRAADPYPLQVARETTFDLFQQLRPREAPAGLPIRIIDIDEASLADHGQWPWPRSTMADIANRLTELGAAAVVFDLLFSEPDRLSPSRSAWSGDDYDALFAAALSSGPSVLSLAQSSRAEETALAPKSGLAMTGEEPLGALPQLGGAAEPIAVLAEAAQGLGVASLDRDGAGVARRLPMLWRNGASVLPALSAEALRVALGVSTLVVIGDSAGAGTVEQLRIGDIAVPTGPSGDIWLYYRHLPPEIYVPARDLLSDAYQNLAPQIAGHIVLVGASASGLLDIRASALGVAIPGVSIHAQALEQMLTGVFLDRADWVGGLEIVVFALAGLLIVLAVVFTGPVIGLLISLVVGALLLASSWWAFVQPRLLIDPSFALLGALLLYAAMAFFRFAVTDADRRRIRRAFAHYVEPSLLSRIETDARLLKLGGDLRDLTVMFSDVRNFSALAERTTPAGLVSILNRLFAALGAAIVEQQGTIDKFMGDAVMAFWNAPVDVDRHAERACLAALSMREALERLNATGNEPITIGIGIATGPALVGNMGFERRFDYSCVGDTVNVASRIEGVCRMVGYDILVTEETASAASDMAFLPAGSVELKGMSGREPIHVLVGNAGLRANPAFAALASAHARLLAALASGQDHSAALDACRRAALDIDARLGAFYDACLLRREDFVADPRVRT, from the coding sequence ATGGGCAGGCGCGAGTGGCTTGCTCTGCTGTTCGGTCTGGCGGCCGTCGCGGGGCTGACCCTGCTTAGGGCCGCCGATCCTTACCCTCTTCAGGTGGCGCGCGAGACCACATTCGACCTGTTTCAGCAATTGCGACCGCGCGAGGCACCGGCCGGTCTGCCGATAAGGATCATCGATATCGACGAGGCGTCGCTCGCCGATCACGGCCAGTGGCCCTGGCCGCGTTCCACCATGGCCGACATTGCCAACCGCCTTACCGAACTGGGCGCGGCCGCAGTGGTCTTCGATCTGCTTTTCAGCGAACCCGACCGCCTGTCTCCGTCCAGGTCTGCCTGGAGCGGCGACGACTACGACGCCCTCTTCGCCGCCGCGCTGTCCTCCGGCCCGTCGGTGCTGAGCCTGGCCCAGAGCAGTCGCGCGGAAGAAACTGCTCTGGCACCCAAATCGGGGCTCGCGATGACTGGCGAAGAACCGCTTGGCGCTCTGCCGCAGCTGGGGGGCGCCGCGGAGCCTATTGCCGTGCTGGCCGAGGCCGCCCAAGGTCTGGGTGTTGCCAGTCTGGATCGCGACGGGGCAGGGGTGGCGCGCCGTCTCCCCATGCTTTGGCGCAATGGCGCCTCCGTGTTGCCGGCCCTATCCGCCGAGGCGCTGCGCGTGGCCCTTGGTGTCTCCACGCTCGTGGTCATTGGCGACAGTGCCGGCGCGGGGACGGTCGAGCAATTGCGCATCGGCGACATTGCGGTGCCTACCGGCCCAAGTGGCGATATCTGGCTCTACTATCGGCATCTGCCACCGGAGATCTATGTGCCGGCCCGCGACTTGCTAAGTGACGCTTACCAGAACCTGGCGCCACAGATTGCCGGCCATATCGTGCTGGTCGGGGCATCGGCCAGCGGCCTTCTTGATATTCGCGCCAGCGCCTTGGGCGTCGCCATACCCGGCGTTTCCATCCATGCCCAGGCACTCGAGCAGATGCTGACTGGCGTTTTCCTGGATCGCGCCGATTGGGTCGGCGGGCTGGAAATAGTGGTCTTTGCCCTGGCGGGGCTGCTGATCGTTCTCGCCGTCGTCTTTACGGGCCCCGTAATCGGCCTGCTGATATCGCTGGTGGTCGGCGCCCTGCTGCTGGCGTCCAGTTGGTGGGCCTTTGTTCAACCTCGACTGCTTATCGACCCGAGCTTCGCCCTGCTCGGTGCACTCCTGCTTTATGCGGCAATGGCCTTTTTCCGTTTCGCCGTCACCGACGCCGATCGCCGCCGCATCCGCCGCGCTTTTGCCCATTATGTCGAGCCGTCGCTGCTCAGCCGCATTGAAACCGACGCCCGCCTGCTCAAGCTTGGCGGCGACCTGCGCGATTTGACCGTCATGTTTTCCGATGTGCGTAACTTCTCGGCGCTGGCGGAACGCACCACGCCCGCCGGCCTGGTTTCCATTCTCAACCGCTTGTTTGCCGCCTTGGGTGCCGCCATTGTCGAGCAGCAGGGAACCATCGACAAATTCATGGGCGACGCCGTCATGGCTTTCTGGAATGCCCCTGTCGATGTCGACCGCCACGCCGAGCGGGCCTGCCTGGCGGCCCTGTCTATGCGAGAGGCGCTGGAGCGGCTAAATGCGACCGGTAACGAACCCATCACCATTGGCATCGGCATTGCCACCGGTCCCGCACTGGTTGGCAATATGGGTTTCGAGCGTCGGTTTGACTATTCCTGCGTCGGCGACACCGTCAATGTCGCCAGCCGTATCGAAGGCGTCTGCCGCATGGTCGGTTATGATATTCTGGTCACCGAGGAAACGGCCTCCGCGGCGTCGGACATGGCCTTCCTGCCTGCGGGTTCCGTAGAGCTCAAAGGCATGAGCGGGCGTGAGCCCATCCATGTTCTGGTGGGCAATGCCGGCCTGCGCGCAAATCCCGCTTTTGCCGCGCTGGCATCGGCACATGCGCGATTGCTGGCGGCGCTGGCGTCGGGCCAGGACCATTCCGCCGCGCTCGACGCCTGCCGGCGCGCGGCGCTCGACATCGATGCGCGTCTCGGCGCCTTTTATGACGCCTGCTTGCTGCGGCGCGAGGATTTCGTGGCTGACCCGCGCGTCCGCACCTAA
- a CDS encoding carbohydrate ABC transporter permease, giving the protein MLRSRSIRFLSYLILLLLAGTMIIPLWTVVATAFSTKFGSLQPGINLWPNPISFEGFDTLFRRLNFVLPFANTLYVTVVGTAAHVLLSALGGYVLIQEDLPGRKIIAGVILLTLTIPTQVILVPLFVVFKQFMLLNTLLSLIVSELVSAFSILLMKTYFEQVPKSMIESARIDGAGHFKLLKDFYLPLALPGVLTVAAFQIVHKYNLFIEPLLFINDPQKITLQIALQSVIQGESSTSTNDYIAPNVTMAAIVMALVPLLVFYPFMQKYLIRGLTVGGVKE; this is encoded by the coding sequence ATGCTGCGCTCTCGCTCGATCCGCTTCCTGTCCTATCTGATCCTGCTGCTTCTGGCCGGGACCATGATCATTCCGCTCTGGACGGTTGTCGCCACAGCCTTTTCGACCAAGTTCGGTTCGCTGCAACCGGGCATCAATCTCTGGCCCAATCCGATTTCCTTCGAAGGGTTCGATACGCTGTTCCGGCGGCTCAACTTCGTGCTGCCCTTCGCCAATACGCTTTATGTCACCGTCGTTGGCACGGCAGCACATGTGCTGCTTTCGGCACTGGGCGGCTATGTGCTGATCCAGGAAGACTTGCCCGGCCGCAAGATCATTGCTGGAGTGATCCTGCTGACCCTGACCATTCCGACCCAAGTGATCCTGGTGCCGCTCTTTGTAGTGTTCAAGCAATTCATGCTGCTCAACACCCTGCTATCGTTGATCGTTTCGGAACTGGTGTCCGCCTTCTCGATCCTGTTGATGAAAACCTATTTCGAGCAGGTGCCCAAATCCATGATCGAGAGCGCGCGCATTGATGGCGCGGGGCATTTCAAGCTGCTCAAGGATTTTTACCTGCCGCTGGCCCTGCCCGGCGTGCTGACCGTGGCGGCCTTCCAGATCGTGCACAAATACAATCTCTTCATCGAGCCGTTGCTGTTCATCAATGACCCGCAAAAGATCACGCTGCAGATTGCCTTGCAGTCCGTGATCCAGGGCGAGAGTTCGACGTCAACAAATGACTATATCGCGCCCAATGTGACCATGGCGGCCATCGTCATGGCGCTGGTGCCGCTGTTGGTCTTCTACCCCTTCATGCAGAAATACCTCATCCGCGGCCTGACGGTTGGCGGGGTGAAGGAATAA
- a CDS encoding substrate-binding domain-containing protein has translation MSDAPEPRLVRATAEMVAERANVSRVAVSRAFNPGASLRADKRELILKIARELNYFPDRAARTLVSGRSHLIGVIVPDVCSYWESQEIDRLTTALQDEGFATLLFKTRTDYSMDEQLLAYMRGYNPDSVIAFVENVKPQTLTRFLDRAVPIYIDYPHPGETPLAEPGPVFDRLNILQRDGIEQAIALLQGYGVKRIAYLSGKTKSRANTARESMLCTIMAERGLEPPIRMVGDFGYEEAFQSTIDLFKVFGGAEAIFAANDVSAFGALDALRHELGLRVPEDVSVVGFDDIAQAHWKSYNLTTVKFDLEARVRALVRLILRRLNEPDAPSLEETLTTRLVVRGTVG, from the coding sequence ATGTCGGACGCACCAGAACCACGACTCGTTCGTGCCACCGCTGAAATGGTCGCCGAACGCGCCAATGTTTCGCGTGTTGCCGTCTCGCGCGCGTTCAATCCTGGGGCTTCCCTACGAGCCGACAAGCGCGAACTGATCCTCAAGATCGCCCGCGAGCTGAACTATTTCCCCGACAGGGCGGCCCGCACCCTGGTCAGCGGGCGGTCGCATCTGATCGGCGTAATCGTGCCCGATGTCTGCAGCTATTGGGAAAGCCAGGAAATCGACCGGCTAACCACGGCACTGCAGGACGAGGGCTTCGCAACCCTGCTGTTCAAGACCCGGACCGACTATTCCATGGACGAACAATTGCTCGCCTATATGCGTGGTTATAATCCGGACTCGGTCATCGCCTTTGTCGAAAACGTCAAACCCCAGACATTGACGCGGTTTCTCGATCGCGCGGTTCCGATCTATATCGACTATCCGCATCCGGGCGAAACACCGCTGGCGGAGCCGGGGCCGGTATTTGACCGGCTCAATATTCTGCAGCGAGACGGCATCGAGCAGGCGATTGCGCTTTTGCAGGGCTATGGCGTGAAGCGAATTGCCTATCTTTCCGGCAAGACCAAATCCCGCGCCAACACCGCTCGAGAGAGCATGCTATGCACCATAATGGCCGAGCGCGGCCTTGAGCCTCCGATCCGCATGGTCGGCGATTTCGGCTATGAGGAGGCGTTCCAGTCAACGATTGATCTGTTCAAGGTTTTTGGCGGAGCTGAGGCCATCTTCGCCGCCAATGACGTCAGCGCATTCGGCGCGCTGGACGCGCTTCGCCATGAACTGGGCCTGCGCGTACCCGAGGATGTCAGCGTCGTCGGCTTTGACGACATCGCCCAGGCCCATTGGAAAAGCTACAATCTCACCACGGTCAAATTCGATCTCGAGGCGCGGGTGCGCGCTCTGGTGCGGCTGATCCTGCGCCGCCTCAATGAGCCCGATGCCCCGAGCCTTGAAGAAACCCTGACCACCCGCCTGGTTGTGCGCGGCACCGTAGGCTGA
- a CDS encoding sugar ABC transporter permease — protein MFDRIRRHWMLYLLIAPILAYFCAFLFYPMAQGIYLSTQKAGLLGPVGFIGWDNYAKVFATPAVWQAIWNTLIIAAGITIVGTLLPILPAIALLQITPDWLKRGFQTAIYTPYLLSWVIIVGIWLNTLSPVGLVNSVLQGLGLIDSPINFFADPFWARPMVIGLTVWKDVGFHALIYLAALLSLSPDILEAADIDGANDYKKIRDILLPHLMPMIKVVFLITLLGSLRTFDSAFLMLNGRTADQIRTLAIFTYERGILNFDLGLASAAGVVLLVVSLMISGVAQIVTRQERDN, from the coding sequence ATGTTCGACCGCATCCGCCGACACTGGATGTTGTATCTGCTGATCGCGCCGATCCTGGCCTATTTCTGCGCCTTTCTGTTCTATCCCATGGCGCAGGGTATCTATCTCTCGACACAAAAGGCCGGTCTGTTGGGTCCCGTCGGTTTCATCGGCTGGGACAATTATGCCAAGGTTTTCGCCACGCCCGCGGTGTGGCAGGCAATCTGGAATACGCTGATCATTGCCGCCGGCATCACGATTGTGGGCACGCTGCTGCCCATCCTTCCCGCCATCGCGCTGTTGCAGATCACACCGGACTGGCTCAAGCGCGGTTTCCAGACCGCGATTTATACGCCCTACCTGTTGAGCTGGGTCATCATTGTCGGCATCTGGCTCAATACGCTCTCGCCGGTGGGCCTGGTCAATTCGGTACTGCAAGGCCTGGGCTTGATCGACAGTCCGATCAACTTCTTTGCCGACCCCTTCTGGGCACGGCCCATGGTGATCGGGCTGACGGTGTGGAAGGATGTGGGCTTTCACGCGCTCATCTATCTGGCCGCCCTGCTGTCACTTAGCCCGGACATTCTCGAGGCCGCCGATATCGATGGCGCCAATGACTACAAGAAAATCCGCGATATTTTGCTGCCGCACCTGATGCCGATGATCAAGGTGGTGTTCCTGATCACCCTATTGGGTTCGCTCAGAACCTTCGACTCGGCCTTCCTGATGCTCAATGGCCGCACCGCTGACCAGATCAGGACCTTGGCGATCTTCACCTATGAGCGCGGCATCCTCAATTTCGATCTTGGCCTGGCGAGTGCTGCGGGCGTGGTGCTGCTCGTCGTTTCGCTAATGATTTCGGGCGTCGCCCAGATCGTGACACGGCAGGAGCGGGATAACTAA
- a CDS encoding extracellular solute-binding protein — MKKTLLTANLSVLAAALMASSALAADLRILTAVTGGKDAAEHEQFVAELEKHLGLDIEMVKPASDYNNVMFTSLASGERYDLIYGDSSMLPGLIDQGAITDMTDMVAASAVLSDETAIPAAEWALFDIDGRKWAVPNKFEGGTLPTIRQDWLEEAGMETPVTLDDWTAFFKWAHENKDGAYGLSTSKLYDIQGFMSAAGIKAGYVMEDGKRTIPYATEGAAEVYDWFAMLSEEGLLDPNFVTNGSGEFRNLFMTDRVAAVTYWDAWVGLFNNIMATDHPGSSFEAKGVAGVPGPDGDIILRRGNASLWMMPANAEHPENAMKFLEFWHSEPGYIMGTLGIEGVDYNKTADGGYELTEQGQAHGMDHGAPRVASTTWEHPFPALPGVDAAQDIIMEHASVEYLPAEWSEAQPIVEKHAFQAMLGEVTGAEAVAAMHAELLAAGLIDE; from the coding sequence ATGAAGAAGACACTTCTGACCGCCAATCTGTCGGTTCTGGCCGCCGCTCTGATGGCCAGCAGCGCCCTCGCGGCTGATCTGCGCATCCTGACGGCCGTCACCGGCGGCAAGGACGCGGCCGAGCACGAACAATTCGTCGCCGAGCTGGAAAAGCATCTCGGGCTCGATATCGAGATGGTCAAGCCCGCCTCGGACTATAACAATGTGATGTTCACCTCGCTGGCCAGCGGCGAGCGCTATGACCTGATCTATGGCGATTCCAGCATGTTGCCGGGCCTGATCGATCAGGGTGCGATCACCGACATGACCGATATGGTCGCTGCCTCTGCAGTGCTGTCGGATGAAACTGCGATCCCGGCCGCCGAATGGGCTTTGTTCGATATCGATGGCCGCAAATGGGCCGTGCCGAACAAGTTCGAAGGCGGCACCCTGCCGACCATCCGGCAGGACTGGTTGGAGGAAGCGGGCATGGAAACGCCGGTGACCCTGGACGACTGGACCGCCTTCTTCAAATGGGCGCATGAGAACAAGGACGGCGCCTACGGTCTTTCGACCTCCAAGCTCTATGACATCCAGGGTTTCATGTCGGCCGCCGGCATCAAAGCCGGCTATGTTATGGAAGATGGCAAGCGCACCATTCCCTACGCCACCGAAGGCGCCGCAGAGGTCTATGACTGGTTCGCCATGCTGTCCGAAGAAGGTCTTCTCGACCCTAATTTCGTGACCAATGGCTCAGGTGAATTCCGTAACCTGTTCATGACCGATCGCGTGGCCGCCGTGACCTATTGGGATGCCTGGGTCGGTCTGTTCAACAATATCATGGCCACCGACCATCCCGGCAGCAGCTTTGAAGCCAAGGGCGTCGCGGGCGTTCCGGGTCCGGATGGCGACATCATCCTGCGCCGCGGCAATGCCTCGCTCTGGATGATGCCGGCCAATGCCGAGCATCCGGAAAATGCCATGAAATTCCTCGAATTCTGGCATTCCGAACCCGGCTACATCATGGGTACGCTAGGTATTGAAGGCGTGGATTACAACAAGACCGCCGACGGTGGCTACGAGCTGACCGAACAGGGCCAGGCTCACGGTATGGACCACGGCGCGCCGCGCGTCGCCTCCACGACCTGGGAACACCCCTTCCCGGCCCTGCCAGGTGTCGACGCCGCCCAGGACATCATTATGGAGCACGCTTCGGTCGAGTATCTGCCGGCCGAATGGAGCGAGGCTCAGCCCATCGTTGAAAAGCATGCCTTCCAGGCCATGCTGGGTGAAGTGACCGGTGCCGAAGCGGTTGCCGCCATGCATGCCGAGTTGCTGGCCGCGGGCCTGATCGACGAATAA
- a CDS encoding aldo/keto reductase, whose protein sequence is MTDTKIRWGIIGPGSIAKAFRGGLNDSQHGVLAAIATRNPDRPGLKETFPEARIVHGYEALLADKDVDAVYIAVPHTGHAEWAIKAAEAGKHVLVEKPFALSAHEADAVFHAHRKAGTFAGEAFMYRVHPQAAKLIELIQSGVIGDVRMIQSSFGFSMGKFQPEHRLFASALAGGGIMDVGCYPVSMARLIAGAAMGKPFADPVKVSGAATLNAEGTDDWAAAMLSFENGTVAQVSCAVMANLDNVLRIHGSEGRIEVPEFWFANGNRDQGLGRIDVIKGGKTETISVRAQPHLYSYEAEAASLAILAGKQEFDAPGMSWADTLGNLRVLDKWRADAGIEFSVEKSVNRVHTLDNRKLGANAGIIPKRNIPGLSKQASAVALGFEDFKTFSSGAILLDAFWEKGGNIFDTAFIYGGGYTEKLWGEWQKRSGVREEAVVIGKGAHSPLVYPDVIAKQLTQSLDRLQTDYVDIYFMHRDNLDVPVGEFVDAMDAEVQAGRIRGPYGGSNWTKERMDEAIAYASANGKTAPQALSNNFALAEMLDPIWAGCVTASTPDFKQWLIDRQVTNFSWSSQARGFFTELAGRDKRDNEELVRCWYNDQNFGRRDRAIELGRQLGHSPIHIALAYVLAQPFPSVPLIGPRRIIELEDSLKAFEIKLTPEQVVWLEQG, encoded by the coding sequence ATGACCGATACCAAGATCCGCTGGGGCATTATCGGCCCGGGCAGCATTGCCAAGGCTTTCCGCGGCGGCCTGAATGACAGTCAGCACGGAGTGCTGGCTGCGATTGCCACACGCAATCCAGACCGGCCGGGCCTGAAGGAAACCTTCCCCGAAGCGCGGATCGTGCACGGCTACGAGGCCCTGCTGGCGGACAAGGATGTCGACGCGGTCTATATCGCGGTGCCGCATACGGGCCACGCGGAATGGGCGATCAAGGCCGCCGAGGCCGGAAAACATGTATTGGTGGAAAAGCCATTTGCCCTATCGGCCCATGAGGCCGACGCCGTGTTTCATGCGCATCGCAAGGCCGGGACGTTTGCCGGCGAGGCCTTCATGTATCGGGTGCATCCGCAGGCGGCAAAACTGATCGAACTGATCCAGTCCGGCGTCATCGGCGATGTCCGGATGATCCAGTCGAGCTTCGGCTTCTCGATGGGCAAGTTCCAGCCCGAACACCGGCTGTTTGCCTCGGCGCTGGCCGGCGGCGGCATCATGGATGTGGGATGCTACCCGGTTTCGATGGCACGGTTGATCGCCGGCGCGGCGATGGGCAAGCCCTTTGCCGATCCTGTCAAAGTCTCAGGGGCCGCCACGCTCAATGCCGAGGGCACGGACGATTGGGCCGCGGCCATGCTGAGCTTTGAGAATGGCACTGTCGCACAGGTCAGCTGCGCGGTGATGGCTAATCTCGACAATGTTCTGCGCATTCATGGGTCCGAGGGCCGGATCGAGGTGCCGGAATTCTGGTTCGCCAACGGTAATCGCGATCAGGGGCTTGGCCGGATCGATGTCATCAAGGGCGGCAAGACCGAAACCATCAGCGTTCGCGCGCAGCCGCACCTTTATTCTTATGAGGCCGAGGCGGCTTCACTGGCTATTCTGGCCGGCAAGCAGGAATTCGATGCACCGGGTATGAGCTGGGCCGATACGCTGGGCAATCTGCGGGTGCTCGACAAATGGCGCGCAGACGCCGGTATCGAATTTTCGGTCGAAAAATCGGTCAACCGCGTGCATACGCTGGACAATCGCAAGCTGGGCGCCAATGCAGGGATCATTCCCAAGCGCAACATTCCGGGTCTCTCCAAGCAGGCGTCGGCCGTCGCTCTGGGCTTTGAAGATTTCAAGACCTTCTCCTCCGGTGCCATCCTGCTCGACGCCTTCTGGGAAAAAGGCGGAAATATCTTCGATACCGCCTTCATCTATGGCGGCGGCTATACCGAAAAGCTCTGGGGCGAGTGGCAGAAGCGGAGCGGCGTGCGCGAAGAGGCCGTGGTGATCGGCAAGGGCGCCCATTCGCCGCTGGTTTATCCTGACGTCATCGCCAAGCAACTCACCCAGTCGCTCGATCGGCTGCAGACCGATTATGTCGATATCTACTTCATGCACCGCGATAATCTCGATGTTCCGGTGGGCGAATTCGTCGACGCGATGGATGCGGAGGTGCAGGCCGGGCGCATTCGTGGTCCCTATGGCGGCTCGAACTGGACCAAGGAGCGCATGGACGAAGCGATTGCCTATGCCAGTGCCAATGGCAAGACGGCGCCGCAGGCCTTGTCGAACAATTTCGCTTTGGCTGAAATGCTGGACCCGATCTGGGCGGGATGCGTAACCGCATCGACACCAGACTTCAAGCAATGGCTGATTGACCGGCAGGTGACCAATTTCTCGTGGTCGAGCCAGGCGCGCGGGTTCTTTACCGAGCTTGCCGGACGGGACAAACGCGACAATGAGGAACTGGTTCGTTGCTGGTACAATGACCAGAACTTTGGTCGGCGCGACCGGGCCATTGAACTGGGCAGGCAGTTGGGTCACTCGCCGATCCACATTGCGCTGGCCTATGTGCTGGCCCAACCCTTTCCAAGCGTGCCATTGATCGGACCGCGCCGGATCATTGAACTAGAAGACAGTCTTAAGGCCTTTGAGATCAAGCTGACACCAGAGCAGGTTGTCTGGCTGGAACAGGGCTAA
- a CDS encoding helix-turn-helix domain-containing protein, with amino-acid sequence MDSRLFYEPRANGVEHLPTALQMFHTTPRLMRSAHWHAQVEVNYVVRGWAHYRMASHEVRFEAGDFALFWGGQPHRLDDASDDLVYAGGHLPLVHFFRLRLPADVQARLMQGATLVSSATDAADPVNFERWVSYARSGDPIKASVAVDELLLRIERLRFSPYKLLPDARPVADSGGLDQHTSPIVVRICDFIADKFREEIDSVDIAVAADVHPKYAMTVFRKSTGMTLNDYVNLMRLSYAQALLMRDEASVLAVAMDSGFGSLSAFNKSFRKISGMSPSDFRREVRSRPLVAESRYN; translated from the coding sequence ATGGATTCTCGCCTCTTTTACGAGCCCCGGGCCAACGGCGTTGAGCACTTGCCCACGGCCTTGCAGATGTTCCACACCACCCCGCGCCTGATGCGGTCGGCCCATTGGCACGCTCAGGTCGAGGTCAACTATGTCGTGCGCGGCTGGGCGCACTATCGCATGGCCAGCCATGAAGTGCGCTTTGAGGCGGGGGACTTCGCTCTATTCTGGGGCGGTCAGCCGCACCGGCTCGATGATGCGTCCGACGATCTGGTCTATGCCGGCGGTCACCTGCCGCTGGTACACTTCTTTCGCCTGCGCCTGCCCGCCGACGTTCAGGCACGGCTGATGCAGGGAGCGACCCTGGTTTCCAGCGCCACGGACGCTGCCGACCCCGTCAATTTCGAGCGCTGGGTCAGCTATGCCCGGTCCGGCGATCCGATCAAGGCCAGTGTGGCGGTCGACGAATTGCTGCTGCGGATCGAACGCTTGCGCTTTTCGCCCTACAAATTGCTGCCCGATGCCAGGCCGGTCGCCGATAGCGGTGGGCTGGACCAGCACACCTCGCCGATCGTGGTGCGCATTTGCGATTTCATTGCCGACAAGTTCCGCGAGGAAATCGACTCGGTCGATATTGCCGTGGCGGCCGATGTCCACCCCAAATATGCCATGACCGTGTTCAGGAAAAGCACCGGCATGACCCTGAACGACTATGTCAACCTCATGCGCCTGTCCTATGCCCAGGCGCTGCTGATGCGCGACGAAGCCAGCGTGCTGGCGGTGGCCATGGATAGCGGCTTTGGCTCATTGAGCGCCTTCAACAAGTCATTCCGCAAGATTTCCGGCATGTCCCCCAGCGATTTCCGGCGCGAGGTGCGCAGTCGCCCTCTCGTGGCCGAAAGCCGGTACAACTAG
- a CDS encoding CehA/McbA family metallohydrolase: protein MQVTARVTRADQARNPYFYIPFEVPEGTTRIDVTLDYAKAADCVIDLGAFDPRDRGYPTAEGFRGWSGGARSSYFIATDDATPGYVHGDIPAGTWNVILGLYQVPEAGAEVTVSIALDAAPRPVAPQPPRTFPMRKGAGWYKGDLHCHTFHSDAKGSPETLHAAARQAGLDFLAITDHNTITQRRYFHPRSSPDLVFVRGMEVTTAVGHANVFGVDEWIDFRMTKPSDAHVLARLVHDKGGLLSINHDKPVIPWDYEMPAADCQEVWQSTWLDHNWISLGRYQQRLAEGMRLSAIGGSDYHQPADLKPEGPLVLARPTTVLWLPELSEDAVLAAMKSGYGYVTEGPDGPHLEISSEAAVMGDEVSHLRSLEIYVCGAEGDDLVLVDATGPIATLPITGTDWRTSFELPSVKGFVRAEIIAKASRQNLIDDLLASVPGKAVMAAEPDLAEQPIRRALSNPIYIRH from the coding sequence ATGCAGGTCACCGCCCGCGTCACCCGCGCCGACCAAGCGCGCAATCCCTATTTCTACATTCCCTTCGAGGTGCCCGAGGGCACGACCCGGATCGATGTGACGCTGGACTATGCCAAGGCTGCGGATTGCGTCATCGACCTGGGTGCCTTCGATCCGCGCGATAGGGGCTATCCAACGGCGGAAGGGTTTCGCGGCTGGAGTGGCGGCGCACGCAGCAGCTATTTCATTGCCACGGATGATGCGACGCCGGGTTATGTCCACGGAGACATTCCAGCCGGCACGTGGAACGTCATTCTGGGACTTTATCAGGTACCGGAGGCGGGCGCCGAGGTGACAGTGAGCATCGCGCTCGATGCCGCGCCGCGCCCTGTGGCGCCGCAACCGCCCCGGACTTTTCCGATGCGCAAGGGCGCCGGCTGGTACAAGGGCGATCTGCACTGCCACACCTTTCATTCGGACGCTAAGGGATCGCCTGAAACACTGCATGCGGCGGCCCGACAGGCGGGGCTCGATTTCCTCGCCATCACCGACCACAACACGATAACGCAGCGGCGCTATTTCCATCCGCGGTCTTCGCCGGACCTCGTCTTCGTGCGCGGCATGGAGGTCACGACCGCGGTGGGACACGCCAATGTATTCGGGGTGGATGAGTGGATCGACTTCCGCATGACCAAGCCGTCCGATGCGCATGTGCTGGCGCGGCTCGTGCATGACAAGGGCGGCCTGCTTTCCATCAATCACGACAAGCCGGTCATTCCCTGGGACTATGAAATGCCCGCCGCCGATTGCCAGGAGGTCTGGCAGTCCACCTGGCTGGACCATAACTGGATTTCGCTGGGGCGCTATCAGCAAAGGCTGGCCGAAGGCATGCGCCTTTCGGCCATTGGGGGCTCGGATTACCACCAACCCGCCGATCTGAAGCCAGAAGGTCCGCTGGTACTGGCGCGGCCGACAACAGTGCTGTGGTTGCCCGAACTGAGCGAGGACGCCGTGCTTGCCGCGATGAAATCCGGTTACGGATATGTTACGGAAGGTCCGGACGGGCCGCATCTGGAGATCAGCAGCGAGGCGGCCGTTATGGGTGATGAGGTCTCGCATCTGCGGTCATTGGAGATATATGTGTGTGGCGCGGAGGGGGACGATCTCGTTCTGGTCGACGCGACCGGCCCCATCGCTACCTTGCCGATCACAGGGACGGATTGGAGGACCTCTTTCGAGTTGCCTTCCGTAAAAGGGTTCGTGCGCGCCGAGATCATTGCGAAGGCGAGCCGACAAAATCTCATCGACGATTTGTTGGCGTCGGTGCCGGGCAAGGCCGTCATGGCGGCAGAGCCGGACCTTGCCGAACAACCGATCCGCCGCGCCTTGAGCAATCCGATCTATATTCGCCACTAA